From a single Labilibaculum sp. DW002 genomic region:
- a CDS encoding DUF5752 family protein — translation MESETGNDHGISRIIAENIERLKELSAINQTTSIIKEGKSIEDTLQQICFILPKAWQYPEFTVARIVFEGQEYLSSGFRLSQWTLTQEFLTIDNRSGRIEVCYVKKFPTLDEGPFLKEERHLIENITHIIVGYINSETGKHLLTQTRRKDPDKKETIGPYVPVTNRKLLQNFLNKNNSDRDIYHDLMPFKVKEILLVANLYDAYCIEREGRFSEQISSEYHQLNLTSMPRVTGVSTLEESMELLHSRHFDMIILMVGVDKKTPIELSERIKKEFPYISIFLLLNNDADIALFEEQRSELVSVDKIFVWNGESQVFFAMIKSLEDKVNVENDTKIGLARVILLVEDSAKYYSRYMPMLYQSVLAQTQRIIQDVSTDAQYKILRLRARPKILLASNYEEAMNIYYRYREYLLCLISDVKFKKDGIFMDDAGINLVKEIKGEYPNLPVILQSSDVTNAAHAFTMKCSFINKNSETLRGDIRLFIRQFLGFGDFIYKDAAGKEIATAKSLKEFEEYLFHIPGESLVYHATKNHFSLWLMARGEIRIAKMIAPYRISDFKSAEDLRDYLINVIQNYRNEKNKGKVVEFDADFALNSNNIVTLSTGSLGGKGRGLAFINSMLFNLNLSRFVPGINIKAPMTAVIGVDEYESFLDRNNLLERMKEVTNFDEIQRMFIDSELTHRLVHKIRILLMNFEQPLAIRSSGLFEDSLLQPVAGVFQTYLVPNNHTDLDTRVRQVTDAIKLVYASIFSDESKSNVFAMNYKIEEEKMAIVIQEVVGNQYESTFYPHISGVAQSYNYYPYGHMKPEEGYAVLGVGLGKYVVDGEKAFRFSPVFPTIENNSAKDQFKNSQVEFYAVNLNKPDLNLLEGETAGLIRLDIDDAEDHGNLMHCASVYNALNDTISPGLDTMGPRIINFANILKYNYIPLAKTIELVLDIIKEAMGSPIEIEFAVDLSKDKDGKASFYLLQIKPLIGNVDEYHIDLSEIDRKKVLMISEMSMGNGLVDDIVDVIYIVPELFKKDMTPDIASTISKINEEMRQERKRFVLIGPGRWGTRDRWIGIPVKWNDISFSKLIVETSFEDYPLEASSGSHFFHNVTSMNIGYSSVHHHSETSFIDYQILKDQELVAEYGAVRHVRFKKPLTIKLDGKKRMAVVSWEK, via the coding sequence ATGGAATCAGAAACTGGTAATGATCATGGAATAAGTAGAATAATTGCGGAAAATATTGAACGTTTAAAGGAGCTTTCTGCGATCAATCAAACAACAAGTATAATAAAGGAAGGAAAGTCAATAGAAGATACCTTGCAGCAAATTTGTTTTATACTTCCAAAAGCATGGCAATATCCTGAATTTACTGTAGCCCGTATTGTTTTTGAAGGACAAGAATATCTTAGTTCGGGTTTTCGCTTATCGCAATGGACACTTACGCAGGAATTTTTGACAATAGATAATCGAAGTGGGCGAATTGAGGTTTGTTACGTTAAAAAATTCCCAACATTAGATGAAGGACCTTTTTTGAAGGAAGAAAGGCATTTAATAGAAAATATTACCCATATCATTGTTGGCTATATAAATAGTGAAACGGGAAAGCATCTTCTGACACAAACGAGAAGAAAAGATCCTGATAAAAAGGAAACAATTGGGCCATATGTACCGGTGACCAATCGGAAATTATTACAGAATTTTTTAAATAAGAATAATTCAGACCGGGATATTTACCATGATCTAATGCCTTTTAAGGTTAAAGAGATTTTACTGGTAGCCAATTTATACGATGCATACTGCATAGAGCGAGAAGGAAGATTTTCGGAGCAAATTTCCAGTGAATATCATCAACTGAATTTGACCTCTATGCCAAGGGTTACAGGTGTTTCTACTCTAGAAGAGTCAATGGAGTTATTGCATTCGCGACATTTTGATATGATTATTTTAATGGTTGGTGTAGATAAGAAAACGCCTATTGAATTAAGTGAGCGAATAAAAAAAGAATTCCCATACATCTCAATTTTTTTATTACTGAATAATGATGCGGACATTGCTTTGTTCGAGGAACAGAGGTCGGAGTTGGTAAGTGTAGATAAAATATTTGTATGGAATGGAGAATCACAGGTTTTCTTCGCTATGATTAAGAGTTTAGAGGATAAGGTTAATGTAGAAAATGATACTAAAATTGGATTGGCTCGAGTGATTTTGCTTGTAGAAGATTCTGCCAAGTATTATTCTCGCTACATGCCGATGCTTTATCAAAGTGTACTGGCACAAACCCAACGGATTATTCAAGATGTAAGTACAGATGCTCAATATAAAATTCTTCGATTAAGAGCTCGCCCAAAAATATTATTAGCCTCTAACTACGAAGAGGCAATGAATATCTATTATCGATATAGAGAATATTTACTCTGCTTAATTTCTGATGTGAAATTTAAGAAGGATGGTATTTTTATGGATGACGCAGGAATTAATCTGGTGAAAGAAATAAAGGGGGAGTATCCAAATTTACCTGTAATTTTACAATCGTCGGATGTTACCAATGCGGCTCATGCTTTTACCATGAAATGCAGTTTTATTAATAAGAATTCGGAAACGCTACGTGGTGATATTCGCTTGTTTATTCGCCAGTTTTTAGGCTTTGGAGATTTCATTTATAAAGATGCTGCGGGAAAAGAGATTGCTACTGCTAAATCATTAAAAGAATTTGAAGAATATCTATTTCATATTCCAGGAGAATCCTTGGTTTATCATGCTACAAAAAATCACTTTTCTCTTTGGTTAATGGCGCGTGGTGAAATTCGAATTGCAAAAATGATTGCCCCTTATCGGATTAGTGATTTTAAATCTGCCGAAGATCTTAGGGATTATTTAATTAATGTAATTCAGAATTATCGAAACGAGAAAAATAAGGGAAAAGTTGTTGAGTTTGATGCAGATTTTGCTTTGAATTCGAATAATATAGTCACTTTATCGACAGGCTCTTTGGGAGGAAAAGGTAGAGGCTTGGCTTTTATAAATTCGATGCTATTTAATTTGAATTTAAGTCGGTTTGTGCCTGGAATTAACATTAAAGCGCCAATGACTGCAGTAATTGGTGTAGATGAATATGAGTCTTTTTTAGATCGAAATAATTTGCTCGAAAGAATGAAAGAGGTGACGAATTTTGATGAGATTCAACGAATGTTTATTGATTCGGAATTGACTCATAGATTGGTTCATAAAATTAGAATATTATTGATGAATTTTGAGCAACCATTGGCCATTCGTTCATCGGGTTTGTTCGAGGATTCTTTATTACAGCCAGTTGCAGGTGTTTTTCAGACTTATTTGGTTCCTAACAATCATACTGATTTAGATACTCGTGTTCGACAAGTTACCGATGCAATTAAATTGGTTTATGCTTCAATATTTTCGGATGAATCGAAATCGAATGTCTTTGCCATGAATTATAAAATAGAAGAAGAGAAAATGGCAATTGTGATTCAGGAGGTGGTTGGAAATCAATATGAATCTACTTTTTACCCTCACATATCTGGCGTAGCACAATCGTATAATTACTATCCATATGGTCATATGAAACCTGAGGAAGGCTATGCGGTTTTGGGTGTTGGTTTGGGTAAATATGTTGTTGATGGGGAGAAAGCATTTCGATTTTCACCAGTTTTTCCAACCATCGAAAATAATTCTGCTAAAGATCAATTTAAAAACTCGCAGGTAGAATTTTATGCCGTCAATCTTAATAAACCAGATTTAAACCTTTTGGAAGGGGAAACTGCAGGTTTAATTCGTTTGGATATAGACGATGCAGAAGATCATGGAAATTTAATGCATTGTGCATCTGTTTACAATGCTCTAAACGATACCATTAGTCCGGGTTTAGATACAATGGGGCCAAGAATCATCAATTTTGCCAATATCTTAAAATACAATTACATTCCTTTGGCGAAAACCATCGAATTGGTTTTGGATATCATAAAGGAAGCAATGGGATCTCCTATTGAAATTGAGTTTGCGGTTGATTTATCGAAGGACAAAGATGGAAAAGCTTCTTTTTATTTGTTGCAAATAAAACCTTTAATCGGGAATGTGGATGAGTATCATATTGATCTGAGTGAGATTGACCGAAAGAAAGTTTTGATGATTTCCGAAATGAGCATGGGTAATGGTTTGGTGGATGATATCGTGGATGTAATTTATATTGTACCAGAATTATTTAAGAAAGACATGACTCCGGATATTGCTTCTACTATTTCTAAGATTAATGAGGAAATGAGACAGGAAAGGAAAAGGTTCGTTTTGATTGGACCAGGTCGTTGGGGAACACGAGATAGATGGATTGGTATTCCTGTGAAATGGAATGATATTTCATTCTCTAAATTGATTGTTGAAACCAGCTTTGAGGATTATCCTTTAGAGGCGTCTTCTGGTTCGCATTTCTTCCACAATGTAACCTCGATGAACATTGGCTATAGTTCTGTGCATCATCACTCCGAGACTTCTTTTATCGACTATCAAATATTGAAAGATCAAGAATTAGTAGCTGAATATGGTGCAGTACGGCATGTTCGCTTTAAAAAGCCTTTAACGATTAAATTAGATGGCAAAAAAAGAATGGCTGTTGTCAGTTGGGAAAAGTAA
- a CDS encoding glycoside hydrolase family 2 protein → MLKQKLHYFLVLFIGIYFLSSFTAAAEKRITYSINKNEWKFIKEDVKNAHKTSFKDNEWLSVSIPHDFNGGIDGVNNDVLEGRFDFENDVRTMYKGPAWYRTNFSINEKQVGKRIFVEFEAVSLEAQVWVNGKKAGTHQGGYTAFSIDITDFIKFGKENVLAVRVDNSNNSGIAPWMFDEKGSFPFSFDYAVYGGIYRDVWINITDPVKIEKVFNTPVCGGQAPSVLSINTKVKNYSKQTKKVKLNSKIYSPEGKLIADKKISKSIEAGAEVSFKQSESALGDVKLWSIDNPKLYKVVSTISYDGKEVDNFESSFGFRYYTLANNEGFSLNGESMMLRGVNRHQDMEGLGYALPNEQHYADVQIIKDAGFNAIRHAHYPCDREFAKACDELGIMLWLEIPLTGSVSDDPAFTANCKQQMKEMIEQYYNNPSVIVWGVGNESDRSGANEAGSNKLYKELVAIAKGIDPNRPTTGCNFKYKSNQEIVDVYAPQDWNGWYMGEIDLYNPNQMIGEYGADIEYTTHSEEEFDVSKNYYSSGKVEFWSQEYGCLLHEYKISKGMSNKEKFPGQFVWVGFDFASPRIGRGMNPIPYMNQKGLLLHDHKTKKDVYYLYQSMYRKASDCPMLYIVSESWTDRFDEPGAKDVWVYSNCDSVVLYNDLKREVSYGSRVKNAGPRGDTRFQWDSITVDKDALYAEGWFGNKIVARDTIQLVKIPDLEK, encoded by the coding sequence ATGTTAAAGCAAAAATTGCATTACTTCCTTGTTCTGTTTATTGGAATTTACTTTTTATCCAGTTTTACAGCTGCTGCCGAAAAGAGAATTACCTATTCGATCAATAAGAATGAATGGAAATTTATAAAAGAGGATGTTAAGAATGCACACAAAACTTCTTTTAAAGATAATGAGTGGCTTAGTGTAAGTATTCCTCACGATTTTAATGGAGGAATTGATGGAGTAAACAATGACGTATTAGAAGGACGTTTCGATTTTGAAAACGATGTTCGAACTATGTATAAAGGTCCAGCATGGTATCGTACAAATTTTAGTATTAATGAAAAGCAGGTCGGGAAACGAATATTTGTCGAATTCGAGGCAGTATCTTTAGAAGCTCAGGTTTGGGTAAATGGAAAAAAAGCAGGAACTCATCAAGGAGGATATACAGCTTTCTCAATTGATATTACTGATTTTATAAAGTTTGGGAAAGAAAATGTGTTGGCAGTAAGAGTCGATAATTCTAACAATTCGGGAATTGCACCATGGATGTTCGATGAAAAAGGTTCCTTCCCATTTAGTTTTGATTATGCAGTTTATGGAGGTATTTATCGTGATGTTTGGATTAACATTACAGACCCTGTAAAGATTGAAAAGGTTTTTAATACACCCGTTTGTGGTGGACAAGCGCCAAGCGTTTTATCGATTAATACCAAAGTGAAAAACTATTCGAAACAAACAAAAAAAGTAAAATTAAATTCTAAAATTTATTCTCCGGAAGGAAAATTAATAGCTGATAAAAAAATAAGCAAAAGCATTGAAGCTGGCGCCGAAGTAAGCTTTAAACAATCGGAATCAGCCCTTGGTGATGTGAAACTTTGGAGTATAGATAATCCTAAACTCTATAAAGTTGTTTCTACAATCAGTTATGATGGAAAGGAAGTAGATAATTTTGAAAGTAGTTTTGGATTTAGATATTACACTTTGGCAAATAATGAAGGCTTTAGCTTGAATGGAGAGTCAATGATGTTGCGTGGTGTGAATCGTCATCAGGACATGGAAGGCTTGGGTTATGCTTTGCCAAATGAACAACATTATGCCGATGTTCAAATTATTAAGGATGCCGGTTTTAATGCGATTCGTCATGCACATTATCCTTGCGATAGAGAATTTGCAAAAGCTTGTGATGAGTTGGGCATAATGCTTTGGTTGGAAATTCCGTTAACGGGAAGTGTTTCTGATGATCCTGCATTTACGGCCAACTGCAAGCAGCAGATGAAGGAAATGATTGAGCAGTATTATAACAATCCGTCTGTAATTGTTTGGGGAGTTGGGAATGAGTCCGATCGTTCGGGAGCAAACGAGGCCGGATCGAATAAACTGTACAAAGAATTAGTTGCTATCGCAAAAGGAATTGACCCAAATCGACCAACAACAGGTTGCAATTTCAAATACAAATCGAATCAAGAAATTGTTGATGTTTATGCGCCTCAAGACTGGAATGGCTGGTATATGGGAGAAATCGATTTGTATAATCCGAATCAAATGATTGGAGAATATGGTGCTGATATTGAATATACAACACATAGTGAAGAGGAGTTTGATGTTAGTAAGAATTACTATTCTTCAGGGAAAGTAGAATTTTGGTCTCAGGAATATGGATGTTTGCTGCACGAGTACAAAATTTCAAAAGGAATGTCGAATAAAGAAAAATTCCCAGGACAATTTGTTTGGGTTGGTTTCGATTTTGCTTCTCCAAGAATTGGCCGTGGAATGAACCCAATTCCTTATATGAATCAAAAAGGATTACTACTACACGATCATAAAACCAAAAAGGATGTTTATTACTTGTACCAGAGTATGTATCGAAAAGCAAGCGATTGCCCTATGCTTTATATTGTTTCGGAATCGTGGACCGATCGTTTTGACGAGCCTGGAGCCAAGGATGTTTGGGTGTATAGCAATTGCGATTCGGTTGTGCTTTACAACGATTTAAAACGAGAAGTTTCATACGGATCGAGAGTGAAAAATGCTGGTCCTAGAGGTGATACTCGTTTTCAGTGGGATTCAATAACTGTTGATAAGGATGCTCTTTATGCCGAAGGTTGGTTTGGCAATAAAATCGTAGCAAGAGATACCATTCAATTGGTTAAAATACCTGATTTAGAGAAATAA
- a CDS encoding ABC transporter permease: MNLELFIAKKITYKNKSDRQISRPIISIATLGIALGLAVMILAVAIVTGFKAGITNKVIGFGSHIQITNYDNNSSFETQPIEKSTVSIDQIENISGIKHVQAFATKPGILKTKSEIQGVVLNGVGLDYDWDFFKKHIVEGDTIQLSDDGKSNDILISERLSTLLHLNLGDKISLHFIQNPPRMRRFTITGIYNTGMQEFDQLFLFCDIKHIQKLNDWTEDEISGYEIFIDDFDDLAYIEHQVKGITASSFSADGASLKVRNIVRKYPQIFSWLDMLDLNVWIILSLMILVAGFNMVSGLLIIILEKTNMIGILKALGTPNWSIRKIFLYQSSMLIGKGMLWGNVIGISICLLQYWFEIIPLDPANYYVDTVPINLNISHLILLNIGSLIATVSMLLIPSYLITKITPAKAIKFD, translated from the coding sequence TTGAATTTAGAACTCTTCATTGCCAAAAAAATTACTTATAAGAATAAATCTGATCGACAGATTTCTCGACCTATCATTAGTATTGCAACTCTTGGCATTGCATTAGGCTTAGCTGTTATGATTCTTGCTGTTGCTATTGTTACAGGTTTTAAAGCTGGAATTACAAACAAGGTTATTGGATTTGGCTCACATATCCAAATCACAAATTACGACAACAATTCCTCTTTTGAAACTCAACCAATTGAAAAAAGCACAGTTTCAATAGATCAAATTGAGAATATTTCTGGCATTAAGCATGTTCAGGCTTTTGCAACCAAACCAGGAATCCTAAAAACAAAATCGGAAATTCAAGGTGTTGTTTTAAATGGTGTAGGTCTTGATTACGATTGGGACTTTTTTAAAAAGCACATTGTAGAAGGAGATACAATTCAATTATCTGATGATGGAAAAAGTAACGACATTCTAATTTCAGAAAGATTATCTACTCTGCTCCATCTTAATTTAGGCGACAAAATATCTCTCCATTTTATTCAGAATCCTCCTCGCATGAGAAGGTTTACCATTACGGGAATCTACAATACGGGAATGCAGGAATTCGACCAATTGTTTTTGTTTTGCGATATCAAACACATTCAAAAACTTAATGATTGGACTGAGGATGAAATTAGTGGTTATGAAATTTTCATTGATGACTTTGATGATCTAGCCTATATAGAACATCAAGTAAAGGGTATTACAGCAAGTTCCTTTTCTGCAGATGGTGCCAGTTTAAAAGTGAGAAATATTGTTAGAAAATATCCTCAAATTTTTAGTTGGCTTGATATGTTAGACCTTAATGTATGGATTATTCTTAGCTTGATGATTTTAGTTGCCGGCTTTAACATGGTATCTGGCCTTTTAATTATTATTCTGGAAAAAACCAACATGATTGGAATTTTGAAAGCATTGGGAACTCCAAATTGGTCGATCCGTAAAATTTTCCTTTATCAATCTTCAATGCTAATCGGCAAAGGTATGCTTTGGGGAAATGTGATTGGAATTAGCATTTGCTTGCTTCAATATTGGTTCGAAATTATTCCATTAGATCCTGCGAACTATTACGTAGACACGGTTCCAATTAATCTTAACATTAGCCACCTTATACTTTTAAATATAGGTAGTTTAATTGCAACAGTATCTATGCTGTTAATTCCTTCCTATTTAATTACAAAAATAACTCCGGCTAAGGCAATTAAATTCGACTAA
- a CDS encoding exo-beta-N-acetylmuramidase NamZ family protein encodes MRKIKQIMQFHVLISCLIIQFGMSACAQNNSEELIVGADNYQEYLPALESKNIAIVANQSSLIAGEHLVDFLLTKNVQIAKIFSPEHGFRGNADAGEKIANGKDVKTGLSIISLYGKHYKPSAKDLEGVNLVLFDIQDVGVRFYTYISTLHYVMEACAEQNIPLIVLDRPNPNGHYVDGPVLEMEHSSFVGMHPVPVVYGMSIGEYAKMINGEHWLKNKIQCDLKVVPCQNWNRNKIYSLPVKPSPNLPNDLSVSLYPSLCFFEGTEVSAGRGTDAPFQLYGHPSFTQGEYKFTPRSISGASKYPKFEGKECTGYDLRAINTQEFRNRKEIDLSFLLTAYGELKKEPKFFNSFFMNLAGTKKLRKQIENSLSEEEIRKSWDADIHNFLKIRSKYLIYSDFENERN; translated from the coding sequence ATGAGAAAAATAAAACAAATAATGCAATTTCATGTACTGATTTCATGCCTGATTATTCAGTTTGGAATGAGTGCTTGCGCACAAAATAATAGTGAGGAATTAATTGTAGGGGCAGACAATTACCAAGAATATTTACCTGCCTTGGAAAGTAAAAATATCGCAATTGTAGCTAATCAATCGTCTTTAATAGCTGGTGAACATTTGGTTGATTTTTTACTGACTAAGAATGTGCAAATTGCAAAAATTTTTAGCCCAGAGCACGGTTTTCGAGGGAATGCAGATGCTGGCGAAAAAATAGCCAATGGAAAAGATGTGAAAACAGGTTTGTCTATTATTTCCTTGTATGGAAAACATTACAAGCCCTCAGCAAAAGATTTGGAAGGTGTTAATCTGGTTTTGTTTGATATTCAAGATGTAGGAGTTCGTTTTTATACTTATATATCTACTCTTCATTACGTAATGGAAGCTTGTGCCGAGCAGAACATTCCGCTAATTGTGTTGGATCGGCCAAATCCTAATGGACATTATGTAGATGGACCAGTATTGGAAATGGAACATAGCTCTTTTGTAGGCATGCATCCGGTTCCTGTTGTATACGGAATGAGTATTGGAGAATATGCTAAGATGATTAATGGAGAACATTGGTTGAAAAATAAGATACAGTGCGATTTGAAAGTTGTTCCTTGTCAGAACTGGAATCGAAATAAGATCTATTCATTACCAGTTAAACCATCGCCAAATTTACCTAACGATTTGTCGGTTAGCTTGTATCCATCTTTGTGTTTTTTTGAAGGTACAGAAGTAAGTGCAGGTAGAGGAACAGATGCTCCTTTTCAATTGTACGGACATCCATCTTTTACTCAAGGAGAATATAAATTTACGCCAAGAAGTATTTCAGGAGCAAGTAAATACCCAAAATTTGAAGGAAAAGAATGTACGGGATATGATTTAAGGGCAATTAACACGCAAGAATTTCGCAATAGGAAAGAAATCGATTTGTCATTTTTATTGACAGCATATGGTGAACTTAAAAAGGAGCCAAAGTTTTTTAATTCATTTTTTATGAATTTGGCAGGAACAAAAAAATTGCGAAAACAAATTGAGAATTCGTTAAGTGAAGAAGAAATTCGAAAAAGCTGGGATGCAGATATTCATAACTTTTTAAAAATCCGAAGTAAATACCTGATTTACTCTGATTTTGAAAATGAAAGGAATTAG
- a CDS encoding thioredoxin family protein, giving the protein MAFTLQLSDKAPNFKLPATDGISYKLSDFKSSKLLVVFFTCNHCPYVIGSDEDTRAIADKYIPHGVEFVAINSNSANTYEEDDYDHMVDRMEEYEFPWVYLYDETQEVAKAYGALKTPHFYLFDEGRKLIYTGRAVDNPKDTSKVEVRDLERAIDEYLGGKPISVPLTNPIGCNVKWDGKDKHWMPADACDLV; this is encoded by the coding sequence ATGGCATTTACCTTACAATTATCAGACAAAGCTCCTAATTTTAAATTGCCTGCAACCGACGGCATATCATATAAACTTTCCGATTTTAAATCATCAAAACTACTTGTTGTATTTTTCACCTGTAACCATTGTCCTTATGTGATAGGTTCTGATGAAGATACACGTGCAATTGCTGATAAATATATTCCACATGGTGTTGAGTTTGTAGCAATCAACTCTAATTCGGCTAACACTTATGAGGAAGATGATTACGATCACATGGTTGACCGAATGGAAGAGTATGAATTCCCTTGGGTATATCTATATGACGAAACACAGGAAGTTGCAAAAGCATATGGAGCTTTAAAAACACCTCATTTTTATCTTTTTGACGAAGGAAGAAAGTTGATTTATACAGGAAGAGCTGTTGATAATCCTAAAGACACTTCAAAGGTTGAAGTTAGAGACTTAGAAAGAGCCATAGATGAATACTTGGGAGGAAAGCCAATTTCGGTTCCTTTGACTAATCCAATTGGCTGTAATGTAAAATGGGATGGGAAAGACAAACATTGGATGCCAGCCGATGCTTGTGACTTGGTTTAA
- a CDS encoding pyridoxal phosphate-dependent aminotransferase gives MPQISDKGRLMPESPIRKLVPYAEAARAAGRTVFPLNIGQPDIKTPEVAMDAIRNCTEKVIEYSHSAGNVSYRKKLAKYYQNIGININEEEMLITTGGSEAITFAMMSCMNPGDEIIIPEPFYANYNGFAIAAGVVVKPITSSIENDFALPSIEEFEKIMTPKTKGIVICNPNNPTGYLYSKEELDSLRKLVLKHDLYLFSDEVYREFCYDGEEHFSAMNLEGIEQNVILMDSVSKRYSECGVRIGAMITKNKDVINTALKFAQARLCPPAFGQIAAEASLDTPAEYFTEVYNEYIDRRNFTVEALNNMDGVYCPTPKGAFYTVVKLPIDDADKFAQWILEDFEYKNQTVMVAPATGFYATPGLGKNEVRIAYVLKKEDLANAMETLAEALKVYPGRTL, from the coding sequence ATGCCACAAATTTCGGATAAAGGACGCTTGATGCCAGAATCGCCAATTCGTAAATTGGTTCCTTATGCAGAAGCTGCAAGAGCTGCAGGTAGAACTGTATTCCCATTGAATATTGGTCAGCCAGACATTAAAACCCCAGAGGTTGCAATGGATGCGATTAGAAATTGTACTGAGAAGGTGATTGAGTATTCTCACTCAGCAGGTAATGTTTCTTACCGTAAAAAATTGGCTAAATACTACCAAAACATTGGTATCAACATTAATGAAGAAGAAATGTTGATTACAACTGGTGGATCGGAAGCCATTACTTTCGCTATGATGTCTTGTATGAACCCTGGTGATGAGATTATCATTCCAGAGCCATTCTATGCCAACTACAACGGGTTTGCTATTGCTGCTGGTGTTGTTGTAAAGCCAATTACATCAAGCATTGAGAATGATTTTGCTTTACCTTCAATCGAAGAGTTCGAAAAGATAATGACACCTAAAACTAAGGGTATTGTTATTTGTAACCCTAACAATCCAACGGGATATTTATACTCAAAAGAAGAATTAGACTCATTACGCAAGCTCGTTCTTAAGCATGATTTATATTTATTCTCTGACGAAGTTTACCGTGAATTTTGTTACGATGGAGAAGAGCATTTCTCTGCAATGAATCTTGAAGGTATTGAGCAAAATGTCATTCTTATGGATTCTGTTTCTAAGCGTTACTCAGAGTGTGGTGTTCGTATTGGAGCTATGATTACAAAAAATAAAGACGTTATCAACACAGCTTTGAAATTTGCTCAAGCTCGTTTATGTCCTCCGGCTTTTGGTCAAATTGCTGCCGAGGCTTCTCTTGATACGCCAGCTGAATATTTCACAGAAGTATATAACGAGTACATTGATCGTCGTAACTTTACTGTTGAGGCATTGAATAATATGGACGGTGTTTACTGCCCAACTCCAAAAGGTGCTTTCTATACAGTAGTGAAACTTCCTATTGATGATGCTGATAAATTTGCACAGTGGATTCTTGAAGACTTCGAATACAAAAACCAAACTGTTATGGTTGCCCCTGCTACAGGATTTTATGCAACGCCAGGTTTGGGTAAAAACGAAGTTCGTATTGCTTACGTTCTTAAGAAAGAAGATTTAGCAAACGCTATGGAAACTTTAGCTGAAGCGCTTAAGGTTTACCCAGGAAGAACATTATAA